tgtgaccagaatctcggccaatcTGTATGCAATTGCCGTAAGTCAATTTTGTGATGATCATCCAACACCGCAGGTGCCACAGGAATTGGTTGTCGGAATCCAAATGGCCGTAATACTCTGTCTAATTGGTGCATCTCCACAATAGCaaagttgaccaatgggaccttcACGTGCCAAGCGTTCAGATTTTACAAGTATTTATCCGGAATTACTGCCCAAAttgtcggatcctcgtatggtgtccattgaaactatataaaaatgatggaaatattagttaaataaacAATACTAAATACGAATCcactattttattatgtatgtatatatatatttttaatacttacttgtgctttcGATCGTTgatctaatagaagccgtatatcttcaagacaggtaggtaatcgagcataacttgccgaatggttccacctaattaaataaatttttagcatacgattatattttaaatctacgtaataattgtaaaatctaatataaaatttacctcgttatgagtgggaatgtatatgggtggtccactcgaggacgtaaaaatggaaagcgaaaccgtgcccatgattgtagtagtgataggcaacctctaATTTTCGCTTTATTCGGTCGCGTAGCCCTGCACATCTCCCGGTACAGtgttgccaacacggcagacccccaactaaattcaccaactactctaaaatcaacgagtttcagcagccatcttagatgtacaaggtttcgtgacaagtccggcatcagataacctccaattatttgaagaatgtatgcttGAGCATATCAAATTTTTTCTAGTTCGGTAGAATCATCATCCGGCTCCGGAAATGTGTCTcataaccagcccatctcgatccgacctccgttaatattgtccggaatagcacccaaaagctcgtagcataccaCTCCCCAATCAGCAGAATGAACGGACCCAGTGACTGCGtccccgtccaccggcaatcctaaTTGCAAATGCACGTCTTCCAAAGtaatagtgcactctccacatggaagatgaaatgtgtgcgtctcgggtatCCACCTTTCTATCAATGCACTAATAAGTTtcaggtccaacttgcacccccggcctatcattgccacgtgccaaaaacccgcttcccgtagGTAATCctctatcaacggtgatggaggaccagtcatgttacggatatagcattgcaatatccgatctacagacttttataagaaataaaaaaataaaaattatttaaatttgcataaatgacagaaatcttaaataatatttaaatattaaatttaacacttaccatttgcATTTGTTCAACGGATATGTGTTTAACATCGAAGCGAATTAATTCTCTGGCCATTGTTAATacgatcaaatttttttattttaaaaaataaatctagaaaaaataaaattagagcttTTTTGAAGAAAATTAACGAGAGTTTTGAGAggaatttaagagaaatttgagagatttgagaagaatttgagagaatattgaaagattgaagattgaaaggatttaagtgtgaaaaaaatgaaaggggtggggggttttatagtttttttttggacTGTTGGGGGTTACTAACGGTCAAAAAAGTTGCTGTTGCTACTGTTCAAACACGGgaaaaacgcttcctcaaggaagcacTTTGCCTACGTGGACAGAAAGCGCGCCATGAcatccttgaggaagcgttttcctgAGGAAGCGTTTTCCTACTTTTTCCCCTGacaacgcgctgacgtggacgcgttttgtaAAAACTGGCCCATTTCTGTTAATAATTTCTGacctggcccatttcggtaaatttaaaaaaacgggGCTTTTATTGATAATTTGCCCCATTAATTTACACAAAgcgtaaaattaaataatttcaataatttaattaaaaatgaaaaaaatccaattttgatgtattttttttaattgtttctgAGCAAATATTATATATGGGTTTTGTTCTTAAATTTATCTCAGGTTTTGTGTTTCATTATATAGTTTTGTTTAGATTTATTTCActctataatttcataaaaaaaattattttagtttttcatttaacttttcaatttttttttgcctttaaacttgtattatttattaaattatctcaaaatagatggaaaattaacatttattaactTTGCTGAAATGACATCCACGTCCACGTTagctattaattaatttttttgaaaataaaaatattaaaaaatatattttaataattttaaactttttaattttttaataactttttaactgtatatatttaaaaaatgattaattgctAATACGCCagtaaagttaacaaatgttaggttttctatctatttttggataatttgagagacaaaaaattaaataaaaacctaaaataatttttttgtataaaattaaaatgtcaaaaaaattattatacctATTCTATTTTCTGGTTTATGCTTTAtactaaattaattctatttatatatgtaaaaaaaatattcctTAACATATTTTGCTTATGATTTTACTATACTTAATTATACTCTTTAAAAAATATAGTATTAGAATGAGGAAATTAAAGTagagactaaatccataacttatTAATAGTAGAAggactaatagtaaaatttaaccaagttaaatattaaaaacattttaaaaatattacttttcCTCTCAAGTACGGCCTTTTTCAGAAAAGGGACCAAGAAAAAGGACAGGGCCCAACTCTGCTTTACTCCCTATTTTgcccttattattatttgaaattatatttttaattttttggtttttttgcaTTATCGGAATGTCTATCACATTTCCCATATAACACTCACCAGTTCCCTATTACTTTGCATAAACTAAAAACAGAGGCAAAAAAACAGAGCAATAAGAACagttcaaaagaagaaaaaattaaaaaaaaggagagaaatctgacggtaaaatttcttattcTCTTCTGCTTTGGCtgtgaatttttttttcctttctggATCTTTTCTTGATCcttcacctaattttgattttatttctgggttttagatttaattttttttcttttattatttttaaaaatgttgcTACTGTTTCTGGGTCTCTTCCTCTGTTTCATTTGGCTTCATCTGTTTGTGTAGTTTTGATTATCTGGATTGCAGTTTTGGTAAATCTTTTTCTCTATTTCCTtcattaatcattttatttacgcattttgaaatgaaattaattttgCTTAAAATTCTGTTATTGAAATTCTTACTCCCCTGCTTCTTCATTttgcaattaaaataaaataagctattttttctctttattttttcttcttattttattttgactGTTTCAGTCATTATTGATGTGATGAgctttttccttttctcttcatATTCTATGTGAGTGTGTCTCTATGTGTTCTTATTTTAGTTTCTCGTTTACTTTTTATGTGTTTAACGTATGAATAAAATAGAGTCTACCCTTAGACATTGCTGATCCTATGAATCTTCCATGATTATAGTGTTTTTAGAAATTGACCTGTTACTTTTATCATTATTGtatgaaaaaaattgaagtaaattaAGATAGAAATTCTAGATTGATTATTGATTAGCTTGTTCTTACATCAAACATGAACTGAATTATCTTGTAAACAATGGGCAGCTATTGAAGAGGCAGAAGAAATAGCTGAATTGGGGATCATCTGAGAAGCTACCTGCCCTGGTCGATATATGGCTTGATTAGAATTCTGtgaagagaattttttttttttaactaggAATAGTGTGATTGGAAAGATGGGTTACATTTGTGATTTCTGCGGGGATCAACTGTCGATGGTATATTGTCGATCTGATGCTGCCTGTTTATGTTTGTCATGTGATCGAAATGTTCATTCTGCTAATGCACTTTCAAGACGCCATTCAAGAACACTGTTGTGTGAAAGATGCAATTCTCAACCTGCTTTTGTTAGATGTGCAGAAGAAAGAGTTTCCCTCTGTCAGAACTGTGATTGGATAGGTCATGGTGCCTCAACCTCGAATTCAACACATAAGAGGCAAACTATTAATTGTTACTCTGGTTGCCCATCATCTTCGGAACTTTCTTCCATGTGGTCATTTTTCCCGCAGTCCCCTCCGGCAGGTGAATCTAGTTGTGAGCAAGAATTAGGtctaatgtgcatcacagaaaacATAGAGAGGACTTCCTGGGGCGCTATAGAAAATACCATAAACCAGAATAGTGCTGGTGTTGCTGAAGTTAATCATGACTCCAATACTAATAAGGGAACTGGCTGGGGTGGGACTTCTTCAAttcctgatctcagatctatgcCTCGAGTTCTGGATCAGCCGCCTGGACCAACAGGTGCATCGTTACCCAAGGTAATCGATTAACTTGGAATATTTTATCTTTAAAGAATATAGATAAATTGTTCTTGAGGAACTTTTAGGCCCTTGCTATCTCAGTTACCATGGGAAAATACTAAAGAAATATGGTAAGCATCTCGAGAAAAGTGGGTTTGAATTTGCAAATATATTCTGCAATCTGCACTTAATGCTGGAAAACATACACTGGCTGTTCTGTGGTAACTGCTCTTTCTGGCCATAATACCAGCTTGAGTTTAAAGTAACAACTTTCTTTCAGATTACTTTCTTGCACGGGGAGAATTTCCGTTCCTTGTTTATCTTGATTACTTCTTATGATGGAAATCAAAGGTCCATTCAGAATATCTTTTTACTTGAAATTATATTGGATTTTCATGTAAATGTAAACGATGTCCTTATTTAGTAAACTTACCCTATACCGTGAACTTGTATTCCACTTTACTTGTGGGGATAGTATGTTTCTTGGCCCATCTACATTTTTGAGGTTTTAGAACTGAGAGGGACTAGGGGAGTGTAAAAGTTATGGATACAAGGGACAGAGACTGTTGgttcagtttttttattttaatcgtAGTAGAATAGCCTTCCATTGTTAGTAATTCCATAGAATTTTAGCATTAGACAGTCCATGGTCATTGTTGACATATTTGTGAAAGTTTGATCATGGAAAACTTTCTGCTGATTTCCTTTAGTTATTAGTGGAGATAATATGTTCTCTTTTGGGAATGTTTGCTGATTTTATACTTTACTAATTTGCTGTTATTTTGCCCTCAAACAAAGTGTCCTGGAATATGTGAAGATGATCTGTATGATGACTTCAACATGGATGAAGTTGATTTGAACCTTGAGAATTATGAAGAGCTCTTTGGGGTAACTCTCAATCATTCAGAAGAACTGCTAGAGAATGGTGGAATTGATAGCTTATTTGGGACGAAGGACATGGCTGCTGCTGATTCCAACTGCCAGGGTGCAGTGGCTGCTGAGGTTCTCTCCTCTCTTTTGATCTTGCTTTTTTGGTATCTGTACTATCTTTTTCTGATGATAGTATTGTCATTTTCTAGATGttatcctttttcttttctgGTGTTTTTAAATGCTGTAGCATATTTAAGCTATTAGTTATTTGCTTAATGTGCAAAAGGAAGCATTGTTTGCCaaaatgaaaatagagaaaaaaaaattgacagTTGTGAGAATCTCTAAGTtgatgaatgaattttaagttctAGTTTCTGTAACGTACAAGTTTATTGGGTTGTAAGTTCTAGTTCTTGGTCAAGTACAAGTTCAGTATAATTTTGATTGTTCATATGCTAGATTTTCCATTCTGTTACTCAAAAACAAATCATTCATTTTGTCAACTATCAAATAGCATCAATAACCTTGATTTTCAGACATGACTAGTGTAGCAAAATGAAGTTTACTGTCCATCCATTTTGTGGGTCTTTGTCGTCTTTATCTTTGGACAACAACCAAAAGAAAATATCCCTCAGTTACTTGGGACAGTACTCAGTAGTACATTGATGTTCAGAGATAACCAATGTACCTAATGGAAGTTTACTGCCCTTCCACATGGGGAAAACATCCCTATCTTGACGTATTGGTTGTGAGCCGTTATTGGTGATGAGATTAAGGAGTAAGTATACAAATATGTTGTAGTTATATTTCTGTGTCTTGTATTATGCATGTGTCATTAATAGTTTGCTTATAGACGTTGGTACTTCAATGTTTGTTTTTATCTCCCTTGTGAGTTATACTGTAAagaatcatttcataattccTATATTCTTGTCCAGGGATCATCTGTTGGACTTGGAAAATATAATTCCTATAAAGTTTGTACTTGGAAAATATCCTTATGGTTTGGAACTATATTCTTGTCCAGGGATCATCTGTTGGACTGATCAATGCAATCCAGCCAGCTTGCAGCAATGCAGCATCTGCTGATTCCACGATGAGCAGCAAAACTGATTCAATTCTGTGTTTTACAGCAAGGCAAGCCCATTCAAGCGTATCATTTTCTGGCCTTACTGGAGAGAGTAGTGCAGGAGATTACCAAGATTGTGGGGCTTCGTCAATGCTTCTCATGGGAGAACCTTCTTGGTGTCCTCCATGTGCTGAGAGCTCCTTCCAATCAGCAACTCGAAGCAATGCGGTCATGCGTTACAAGGAAAAGAAGAAGACACGGAAGTAAGTATATGCTAATAACCCAAATAAAATGTTCATATGTTTTATTTAGACCTCTTTTTAGAACAGAATTCACATGCCCCCGAATGAAAATATATCAAGTCTATATCATTTTAACATTTGTGTTCTTGCAGCACAGTATCATAATCCATAAACTGTGTATTTTAGGCAATCCTCCCATTGAAGGAGTTCGTTTCACTTTGCTTCTCTAGTAAGGAAACATGGACTTGTGTCGTGTGCCTGCATCTGTGTATATTTATCAACAATCAATTGGGAAAGTCGCTAAACGATTTATTTTACCGCTGGTCTTTGTTTTCacctaatttttctaaaaataaataaatcattgttcCATTCTACATGTTGAAGGAATTTATGTATTTAACTTTGTCCTTGTTTCATGATAGGTTTGATAAGCAAGTGAGATATGCCTCTCGCAAGGCAACGGCTGATGTGAGAAAGCGCGTAAAGGGACGCTTTGTCAAAGCCGGTGATGCCTATGATTATGATCCATTGAACCATACCAGAAGCTGCTGAGAGTACAGTTTTTTTTAACCATGTTTAAAACAATgcaaaggaaagaaaaacaagacgttaattagaaagaaatggCTTTCCTTACCTAAAAATAAAGATTGATGCTTAATACTCTTTCTTTCAACTAGTTAAAGATTAAATGACAAGCTGTATGGTTTGATCACAGGGCTCCAGGTTTCCATCAGAAGTTGGATGCAAAAACCCGAAAAAAAATTGCCATGAATAAATCGCAGTGGCATGGTCCCCAGTAGAAAGCTCGATGGATCACATGACATCTTGTGGCAAGATCTTCCCAGATTGTCTTTGCTGTCAAACCAAGCTGTGGGTTTCCAGCACCTGCGATAAAACGTACAAGCAAGCTCACCTCAGTTCTTTTTAGTACAAAATGAGAGTGCTAATTGATCCTCCCAAGTCGTATTTTATGTTCCAGTGTTGGTTTATGCTAACAAGTTTTAACCTTAAGCTGTTCTCTGCGCTTCTATAAAAGCGGCGGCGGCTGCTGCCGCCATGACATGCTAACTTAAAATGTCCAATCACAGCTGAATCTCATGCAGCTGtaattttgttcttcttgcttcctattcatatatgcatagCTTAGATCCTTTGAATGTACAGTATAGGATTTAACTGTTTTGCACTTGGGATGAAATCTTTTGTTACCTGTACAAAGTAGAAAAAAAGCAAAAATTCGTTACATTCTTTTGTTACCGCTAACTGAATGCGAACAgagattatttttatattttatacatgtATGTTTTAAAATATTCACTTTACAATGTTACCAATGCTGCTGCAATTTGAGGGGGAGAATATGGGTTAGTGTATTATTGAATAGAGTAAAAATTTTTTCGAGTTAATgagtcttattttattattttaacttgatttaaattttttttgaatagagttaaattaaaaaataaatatgtcaaAATATTATCTTATCACAATATAACTAGTTTCATGTAAGAGGAcgtaacttatttttttaaaaaaatattttaatatgataaacttgaatttataatttacttGTCTAGGTCctcaaaattattgttttgggacttttatttttaaaattttaaacatttttatatattttttaagatttttttaaaattttttaaatttaaaaaatatatataattttggaaCTTTAATAGATATTTAACAGAGagaccaaaaaaatatttatattaatctattatttgagttattcaaattattcaagtaattcaaattgtaaaatttaactaaactcgaacttaaaagattaaattacatattCAAATTGACTCAACCATCTCAATTcaattaatccaaattaaattttgcaaagaGATGTTATAGTTCTTGCTTCCTTCGATAGGAATGAGTAAACATTCTCTTCATGTCTACCAAGGATTTCATCAGATTCTACCAATGCCATGCCATGTAgcattaattatgaatttttctatgtatttacgtgttaatatatatatatagcattgaAATATGCAACGCCTGCTGGGATTTCGAATATTTGATGAGCTTTCAGCTGAGTACCATCTACGGATATACACTCCTTAAATTAAAGCGAAAAGGGGAGATGGTTTGAAATTTGAAGTTCAAAGGTAGTCTTAAATCTCATACAGCGGACAAGCCTAACTTGCAGACAAAATCATAGGAATGGAGAATGGAGTATCCAAACACATCATCAGCCAAAATAGAACCATTTGCCTCTGATTTTAACTCATAATGTCAGATGATAAATAGACCATTATATCGCATGGGTGAGTAGTCAAAGAATGAAGGGCAATTTCTGCAGTTATACAATGACAGGCACTAGCTCTATGACCTAAATATAAGACATAACCTTTAAGCTTCTTAAATTCGGATGAAATTAATCATCTGACCCACTATCTCCAGACATCCTTCCAGCATCATCAGCTATGCCTGCTTCCTGTGAATCACACACAACTTTTTCAGTCTCTCTGCTTATGGTTAAATACACATGTGCATCTAATGTCTGTTTCTGTGAAAGAACGAGGGGGACATGACTAGTCAACATTCAAGAGAATTGAACATTCTTACCGCCGTTTTATCCCAGTTCTTCAACTTAGGATTTGTTAGCATGTAATTATCACGCAATGGTGCCCAAGCAGGTTCTTCCTCGTTCCTAGGATCAGAAGATGTATTACCCTGCATGCCATAAAACTCATAATAAACATTTCGAGCAAAAGTTAGCTCAGACAAgataataaacatattttttatgcAGTTAGCTTAGACAAGATAATAAACATACACTAAGTTTTAGTAGATCACCAACAATCTCCAAAAGTGCTTGCCAAAAAGAGAGGAGGATAAATGGAATGGTATAGCAGAATGCAATAAAACCTGTAAAATAGTTAAGAGGTAACCAACCTTACTGGAAGAGTCGTGTGACGTCTTGCCTAGTTCTGAAAAGAAGGCTTCCTTCCTTCGCCTCCTTATCACTAGCAGGGTGCACAAAATACAAAATCAGATGGCGGCAACGGGAGGAGGATTTACATTAAATATGTAGAGAAAATGTTTGGTCAAAAATTCATTCACAAGGAATCTCTATAAGTAATAGAGATGACAATAGTGAAAACGACCTAGATAAAATTTCAGTCTCATGAGTATTGGGTTTCAAAAGCATaacatatttgaaaatttgaatcaatcaTGACAAGATCCATTCATCTTTGCAACTTTATGCCATGCATAGCACTGGCAAGGCAAATATAAGAGAAAGATGTATGTTTACTCTTCAATCTAGAACTAATGATTATGCTATCGGCTTCAAAGCTGAAAGCACAGAGTATTCACCATTTGATGAGAAAAAAAAGTGGAAATACTGTGCATACATagatacatatacatatgtacaACGGGCTTGCAGCCCTAGTGAGGTAAATCACTGCATACATACGAATGAGATGATCATATTGTTATAACCTTGCAAATTTCCAGTGATATATTAAACTTATATAGCCATAGAGATTATTAGCATACCTTTTGCATCTTTAGACCTTGAAGGGTCCAGTCCTTTCTCAGCCTTTTGTGCTTTGTTCACCTACACGATATATGAAAGAACAAAGTTCACACCCAACTTGATCGTAATAAAAATCAACCTAATATCTATCAAGACAAAATCAAATCCTAATATGTTTATGGTAAAAAAGAAATTGGGTAAGGCTTCCCTAAAACAACTTACAGCATTGAATAACTTCACCACTGAAATCCCAACAAAACATAAACAACAAAACTTAATTAGCATGAGAAAGAAATTGCAATGAACTAAACATCATATATACATttgaagaaaaatatatattacctCCCTTTGTAGCAATACCAATGAGAAACTTTTCATGTGAACCCAAGTAATTAGCAGGCTTGACATGCCCCTTCTCTGCAACCTGTAACATTAATAACACATGAATAAAATGGCATAAACAGCAAAATTCATGGTACAAACCTTAAGTATAATTATTATAGGAAAAATAccaaatgtttttcttttttagccTCTCCCTTAACTTTCCTTTCAGCTTTCTCCTCAGCTAACTTCTTTGCCACAAGCTGCTTATGCCCTGATAATACT
The Gossypium hirsutum isolate 1008001.06 chromosome A07, Gossypium_hirsutum_v2.1, whole genome shotgun sequence genome window above contains:
- the LOC107955303 gene encoding RRP15-like protein codes for the protein MVMEEGSTAVGKRKRNMGKKKVKKPKNKKLKMLEGKGKKLRVSKKMRNLFEKRARQYNSDDDEEEREEGEEALGDTRIGRGGDNSSEESDGSEEVEIQPGVMKFTDGVRAFRLAFKNIIKRNVADDSLGPVLSGHKQLVAKKLAEEKAERKVKGEAKKEKHLVAEKGHVKPANYLGSHEKFLIGIATKGVVKLFNAVNKAQKAEKGLDPSRSKDAKVIRRRRKEAFFSELGKTSHDSSSKGNTSSDPRNEEEPAWAPLRDNYMLTNPKLKNWDKTAEAGIADDAGRMSGDSGSDD
- the LOC107955301 gene encoding zinc finger protein CONSTANS-LIKE 9 isoform X2; this translates as MGYICDFCGDQLSMVYCRSDAACLCLSCDRNVHSANALSRRHSRTLLCERCNSQPAFVRCAEERVSLCQNCDWIGHGASTSNSTHKRQTINCYSGCPSSSELSSMWSFFPQSPPAGESSCEQELGLMCITENIERTSWGAIENTINQNSAGVAEVNHDSNTNKGTGWGGTSSIPDLRSMPRVLDQPPGPTGASLPKCPGICEDDLYDDFNMDEVDLNLENYEELFGVTLNHSEELLENGGIDSLFGTKDMAAADSNCQGAVAAEGSSVGLINAIQPACSNAASADSTMSSKTDSILCFTARQAHSSVSFSGLTGESSAGDYQDCGASSMLLMGEPSWCPPCAESSFQSATRSNAVMRYKEKKKTRKQSSH
- the LOC107955301 gene encoding zinc finger protein CONSTANS-LIKE 9 isoform X1 gives rise to the protein MGYICDFCGDQLSMVYCRSDAACLCLSCDRNVHSANALSRRHSRTLLCERCNSQPAFVRCAEERVSLCQNCDWIGHGASTSNSTHKRQTINCYSGCPSSSELSSMWSFFPQSPPAGESSCEQELGLMCITENIERTSWGAIENTINQNSAGVAEVNHDSNTNKGTGWGGTSSIPDLRSMPRVLDQPPGPTGASLPKCPGICEDDLYDDFNMDEVDLNLENYEELFGVTLNHSEELLENGGIDSLFGTKDMAAADSNCQGAVAAEGSSVGLINAIQPACSNAASADSTMSSKTDSILCFTARQAHSSVSFSGLTGESSAGDYQDCGASSMLLMGEPSWCPPCAESSFQSATRSNAVMRYKEKKKTRKFDKQVRYASRKATADVRKRVKGRFVKAGDAYDYDPLNHTRSC